In Candidatus Chlorohelix allophototropha, one DNA window encodes the following:
- a CDS encoding c-type cytochrome: MSQLTSSKAGKFLAATGGLTALLILTLLLAACQTDIDANSTIASGTLRPAAVVQTAQGNNNPQGGVPIDPSKSAALVAGATSTPATRPTVTIANLPAGPTIAGATTAAAAAPAAGATTAAAAAAGATTAAAAAAGATTAAAAGAGPSDPVAAARVKEFATARAAEKGDATKGASMFKITCQGCHTNMGTTVGPTGCPNLSTSTNALDPAYIRGNVRNGRNLMPVFDTDTIDEPTLNNLVAFVLSINVNLK; this comes from the coding sequence ATGAGCCAGCTAACCTCATCTAAAGCTGGGAAGTTTTTAGCGGCAACCGGCGGATTGACGGCGCTGCTGATTCTGACCCTGTTATTAGCCGCTTGTCAGACCGACATTGATGCGAACTCGACCATAGCATCCGGCACTCTACGACCCGCTGCTGTCGTTCAAACGGCGCAAGGAAATAATAACCCCCAAGGCGGTGTCCCAATTGATCCTTCCAAGAGCGCAGCGCTTGTAGCCGGCGCCACCAGCACACCTGCTACACGTCCCACTGTTACTATAGCCAACCTCCCTGCTGGACCAACCATAGCAGGCGCGACTACAGCGGCGGCAGCAGCACCAGCAGCGGGTGCAACTACCGCGGCAGCAGCAGCAGCGGGTGCAACTACCGCGGCAGCAGCAGCAGCGGGTGCAACTACCGCGGCAGCAGCAGGCGCAGGACCTAGCGACCCGGTTGCAGCAGCAAGGGTAAAGGAATTTGCAACAGCAAGGGCAGCGGAAAAAGGAGATGCAACTAAGGGCGCTTCAATGTTCAAAATCACTTGCCAAGGCTGTCATACCAACATGGGAACAACAGTAGGCCCAACCGGATGCCCTAACCTGTCCACCAGCACAAACGCGCTAGACCCGGCTTACATTCGCGGCAACGTTCGCAATGGTAGAAATCTGATGCCTGTCTTTGATACAGATACCATTGACGAACCTACTCTCAACAATCTGGTTGCTTTCGTTCTCTCTATCAATGTAAATTTGAAGTAA
- a CDS encoding sensor histidine kinase has translation MGFRTKLIITYILIMLLTLLVALALFSFVVQQTQQDERNKTELRLQRNAEIVLQILPPPNYNYQLTAYLQNISTFAALFDARFMLIDETRDVLLDTASGSDRLTHSKLPDYKLAPRDQNAYRGYLNLNGVNYVYFALPGPNISDSPSTTDNTNSRTSVPVILKTDLILAVPEAQLAFDWLAFLRGLALATLVVVLISILAAYFIARNIARPLILMTRASEAIAQGDFNHRLEQAGKGEDEISRLAISFNRMAEEVAGSQQSMRDFVANVSHELKTPLTSIQGFSQAVLDGTVDTRPMLEHSLKVINEESARMRRLVDELLDLSRIESGQIDYNWRDIDLKRVLERVLEKLEPLILQKGINLVSSINDYYPQLAQKERRINKDSSQNLLPQDSIPGPIVWGDSDRLEQVFTNIADNAIKYSPQGGEVKVELRLTGNETVSVPATMALTGNLYCWAQVRISNTGPLIPADQLNRIFERFYKLDKSRSKKKGDSTGLGLAIAKELIDSHRGSVQVQSVPLTYVFNYPFPLTGSEGFTTFTIYLPLIALPLPALPRLQPSAVYPELLK, from the coding sequence ATGGGTTTTCGTACCAAACTAATAATCACATATATCCTGATAATGTTGCTAACGCTGTTGGTCGCGCTCGCCTTGTTTTCGTTCGTAGTGCAACAAACCCAACAGGACGAACGCAATAAAACTGAACTCCGCCTTCAGCGGAACGCTGAAATTGTACTACAAATATTACCTCCTCCCAATTATAACTATCAACTCACTGCTTATCTTCAAAATATTAGCACTTTTGCGGCGCTTTTCGATGCCCGCTTTATGCTAATCGATGAAACTAGAGATGTGTTACTGGATACGGCAAGTGGTAGCGATAGACTAACCCATTCAAAACTTCCAGATTACAAACTCGCGCCCCGCGATCAAAACGCTTATCGGGGCTATTTGAATCTGAACGGGGTAAATTACGTATATTTTGCCCTACCCGGTCCGAATATAAGTGACTCACCAAGCACTACCGATAATACTAACAGCCGTACCAGTGTTCCGGTTATACTAAAAACCGATTTGATCCTTGCCGTACCGGAAGCGCAACTAGCCTTTGATTGGCTTGCCTTCTTGCGAGGCTTAGCGTTGGCAACGCTGGTAGTTGTGCTAATTTCAATTCTGGCTGCCTACTTTATTGCGCGCAACATCGCCCGCCCTCTCATCCTAATGACCCGCGCCAGCGAAGCAATCGCGCAGGGAGATTTCAATCATCGCCTAGAACAAGCCGGGAAGGGCGAGGACGAAATAAGCCGCTTGGCAATTAGCTTTAATCGGATGGCAGAGGAAGTAGCCGGCTCGCAACAAAGTATGCGCGATTTTGTGGCAAATGTCAGCCATGAACTAAAAACCCCCCTAACCAGTATTCAAGGATTCTCACAGGCTGTTCTGGATGGTACGGTAGATACGCGCCCGATGCTAGAACACTCGCTAAAAGTGATTAACGAAGAATCTGCCAGAATGCGCCGTCTTGTGGATGAATTGCTCGATTTGAGTCGCATTGAATCAGGGCAAATTGACTATAATTGGCGTGACATTGACCTCAAAAGAGTGCTGGAACGAGTGTTAGAAAAGCTCGAACCGCTCATCCTTCAAAAAGGTATAAATCTCGTTTCTTCCATCAACGACTACTATCCGCAGTTGGCGCAAAAAGAACGCAGAATTAATAAGGATTCTTCTCAAAATCTCTTGCCCCAAGATTCGATTCCGGGTCCAATAGTTTGGGGGGATTCAGACCGACTTGAGCAAGTTTTTACAAACATTGCGGATAATGCCATCAAATACAGCCCGCAAGGTGGCGAAGTAAAAGTAGAATTGCGGCTTACCGGAAACGAAACCGTATCCGTTCCGGCAACAATGGCATTGACAGGCAATTTATATTGTTGGGCGCAAGTCAGAATCAGCAATACAGGCCCGCTTATTCCTGCCGATCAATTAAACCGTATATTCGAACGTTTTTATAAGCTGGATAAATCTCGTTCCAAAAAGAAGGGCGATAGTACCGGGTTAGGCTTGGCAATCGCCAAAGAATTAATAGATTCACACCGAGGTAGCGTCCAAGTTCAAAGTGTGCCACTGACCTATGTTTTCAATTACCCATTTCCTCTGACCGGCAGCGAAGGGTTTACCACTTTTACAATTTATCTGCCGCTAATCGCCCTTCCTTTACCAGCGTTACCCCGCTTGCAACCAAGTGCAGTATATCCTGAGTTGCTGAAATAA